CTGGTCTTGGGAGAGAGGGCTCCGATTACGCGCTCGGGCAGCGGAATGATCTGCATCCCCATCAGGACGAGGATGCCGACCGCGGGAACGAGCAGCGGGGAGAATTCGATCCGCGTGGTGGCCGGGAAGAGGAACAACCGGTACAGGAACAGCAGGGCCACGGCGGCCACGCCCAGCTCCAGCGCCGAGGTGGCCCACGGCTCGACGGCCCCGAACGGCAGCGGCGCCAGGACGACGATCAGCACCAACCCGGCTCGGATCGACCGATCGAGCAGAGCTTCCAGCCGGCTCTCGCCGGGCTTCCCGGATTGGCTGATCAACAACGGAGCTCGAGAAAAAGGTGCTTCAGGGCACCGGCGGTGGTGCGGTTCCCGCGGTCTCACCCCGCTCCGGGGCGGACTCGTACCGGTAGGCCCGGTAATGGTAGCCGTACTGGTTCCCGTAGTATTCGCCATGCCGCATGTCCACGTCGTTGAGGACGACGCCGAGGATGTTGGCCTTGGCCTGCGTGAGCTTCTCGCGGCCGCGCGCCACCGCCATGCGCGCGGTGCGCCCGCACTGGACGACCAGGATGGTCCCGCCCGCTTTGGACGCCATGATGACCGGATCGGCCACCGACAGAAGCGGGGGTGAGTCGATCATGACATGGTCGAAGCGGCTGCTGCGCCGCAGCGTCTCCAGCAGGAAGTCGAAATGCTCCGAGGCGAGCAGCTCGGAGGGGTTCGGCGGGATGGGACCGCTGGAGACCAGGAACAGATTGGGAATCTGGGTTTCCTGAACAATCGAATCCAGCTCCGCGTTGCCGGAGAGATAGCTGGACAATCCGACGGCATTGACGGCTCCGATCGCCTTGTGCAGCCGCGGACGCCGCATGTCGCCGTCCACCAGGAGCACTTTCTTGCCGCTCTGCACGAGGGTGATCGCCGTGTTCAGCGTCGTCACCGTCTTGCCTTCCTGCGGCTCGCTGCTGGTCACCACGATCAGCTTCGGAGGGGCATCCGCGGTCGACAGCAGGAGCGAGGTCCGCAGCGTCTTGTAGGCCTCCGAGGCGGGCGACCCGGGGTCGCGCAAGGTCACCAGGTCCACGGCCGGGGACACCGGATCCCGGCGCAGGCGCTTCGGCCCCGTCGGCTCTCCGGCCGCGGCAAGGGTCATGACCATCGGGATCGTTCCCAGCGTCGGGAGATGGATGTACTTCTCGATGTCGGCGGTGGACTTGATCGAGTTGTCCAGATACTCCAGGAAGAATGCCATCCCGACGCCCAGCGCCAGCCCCACGAACAGGCTCAGCGCGATGTTCATCTTTTTGTTGGGGCGGAAGATGTGATCGGGGATCTCGGCGGCGTCCACCACCCAGACGTTCCCGGTCCCGGCGTTCTTGAGCTTCGACAAGGAGCCGGTCTCGGTCTCCCGCTGCATCAGCTTGTTGAAGATCTCGCGCTTCGAGTCGACCGCCGCCTTGAGGCTGGAGTACTCCACGCCGTACTGCTTCTGCTTGATCGCCTCGCCCTTCTGATCCTCCAGCGCGGCGCGCACCGTCTTCTCATGCGCCGAGGCCTCCTCGTACTCCATCTTGGCGGTCTTGAGGGTGTCGTCGTAGATCTTCCTCGACTCGGTGGCCAGGGTGGACAAAGCCGCGTCCCATTCCGCCTTGAGCTGCAGCATCTCCGGCCAGTCGGGCTTGAACTGCTTCGATTTCTGGGTGTACTCGCGCTCCAGCTCGGCCGCCTTCTCGCGCAGCTGCTGGTTCAGGTTGCTCTGCGAGACCTCCTTGATCGATTCGGGAGGCGTGGTCAGCAGACCGCGGTAGCGGGCCTCCTTGCGCGACGTTTCGACCTGGGCCTCCAGAACGTCCTGGTTGAGCTGCCCCAGCTTCTGGCTGGTGATGTCCTGCTTGTCGTCCAGCCCGATGATCTCTTTTTCCTTGCCGTACTGGTTGAGCCGCCCCTCGAGATCGGAGATCTGCTTCTTCAGCTCGGTGGTCTGGCTGGCGATGAACTCGCTGGCCTGTGCGGTGCTGTCGTAGCGCGCCGACTGGTTGAACTCGATGTAGGAATTGGCAACGGCGTTGGCGATGCGCGAGGAGAGCTCGGGATCCAGGCTGACGAAGGAGATCTCCACGAGATGGGTGTTCTTGAGCGGGCTCACGTCGAGGCCCGCCAGGACGAACTCGAGGTAGGGCTTGTCGGGATCGTCCGGGATCTCGTCGAGGGGGGATTTCCGGAAGACCTCGAACATCCGGGTCAGCATGCTTTTCCCGCCCCGCCGGGACACCATCCGGCTGACGATGGGATCGTTGCGCAGATCGAGCTTGTGGGCCGCCTTGCGGGCCACGTTGCGGCTGGAGATGAGGCGATATTGCGTCTGGTAGAAGTCGTTGTACGACATATAGTCGTAGCCGACCGGCTGGACCTGCTGAAACTCCAGCACGTTGGGCTGCTCGCGCTCGATCTGCAGGGTGCAGACGGAGCGGTAGGTCGGGGCGATCAGGAAGGACCCGAGCGTCACCGTGACCAGGAGGACCACCACGGCCGTGAACACCACCCATCGGCGCCGCTGCAGAACGGTCCAGTAATCGAGAAGATTGATTTCCTTCGTTGTACCGGCTTCCATCAGAAAAAAGTCTCCGGGACGTAGATGCTGTCGCCGTTCTGCAGGACGAAGTTGTCCTGCTTTCCCTTGCGCACCGCCTTGAGATCAACCTTGGTCGTCGACTGCGCCCCGGTGTCGCCGGTGCGGATCACCACAATCCCTTTCTGCGAGGCGCGCTCGGACAGCCCGCCGGCCGCAGCGATCGCCTGCAGCAGCGTGAGGGGCCGCGACGCCTTGTACTCGACCTCCCCCGGCTTGCGCACGGCGCCGTCGACGTAGACGTGCAGGATGCGGTCGATGGGAACGTTGAGGACGTCGCCCGGCTGCAGTGGGATGTTCAGCTCCGGGTTGCCGTGAATCATCAGGTCGTCCAGATCGATGTCGATGCGGGTGGTCGCACCGGAGGGATCGGTGCGCAGCACGTGCAGCTCCTTGCCCGCCTGGTGCGTCAGCCCGCCCGCCTCCGAGATTGCCTCCAGCAGCGTGCGGCTGCCGAGCATCTCCAGGGTGCCGGGCTTCTCGACCGCTCCCACGACGCTGATCTTCTTGCTCTTCGCCTCCTTCACGAAAACCCAGACCTGGGGATCGTTGAGGTAGCGGTCGCTGAGAAGGTCGCGCAGGGCGCCTTCCGCCTGCGTCGTGGTGAGACCCTCCAGCGGCACGACCCCGAGCAGCGGCAGCGAGATGGTGCCGTCGCCGGAGACGCGCACGGTGCGGGTCAAATCGGGCTGCTGGAACACGCCGATCTCCAGGAGGTCTTCCTTGCCGATGATGTAGTCGCTGCGAATCCCGGGCACCGTCACGCCCGTCCCGGCAACCGTGGCCTTGCCGGCCACCGGCGGCGCCGTGGGCGCGGGTGGAGAGGCGGGCTTCACCGGCAGCGGCCCCTCCCTGCCTCCCAGGATCACCGCCAGCGCGTCTTTCTCCTGCTGCAGCAGGACCGGCATGGGCCGGCGCAGCTGCAGGATCACGCGCGTCCCCTCCACTCCTTCGGCCGAATGCGTCGCCACCGAGATTTCCTGCACGAGCTCCGATTTGAAATTTACCTTCTCCTTGAGTCCGTTGCGGACGCCGCGGAGATCCACCACGACGCGGCTGGGATCGGAGTCCTGCGCCTGCTGGAAAACAAACGAGGCACTGCAGATGAAACGAATCGTCGCGGTGGCGGTGTCGGGTCGCACTTCCAGAAGGGTCGCGATCGAATCCTGACCGATGGCGCTCGAAAGAAGGAGAGGGGCGGCGGCGAGGAGCAGCGCCGCGGCTCTCAGTCTGGGCGCCCCCCGTCCGCGGGAGGAAGCTGGCATTCGAGCGAACTCCTTCAAAAAGAGAGGCTTATATCTTATCAGAAGTTGTATGCGTAGATCATCTGGGCCGTGAAGCGGTGCCGATTCAGGAAATCGAAAGTCGAGCTGCGCTCCCAGACCCCAAGTCGCAGCCCGAGCCGGCTCAGCGCGGAGTAGCGGTACGAGGCACCCACGAAATAGGAGCGGATGTCATCGACGCGGTGCCCCGAAACCAGCTCGTGGTGCTCGCTGTCGAAGGCCAGCGTGGAGCGCGGGAAATCGACCTCGCCCCGGCTGATTCCGACCTCTCCGGCGACTCGATCGCCCAGGGCCTGGGTCAAAGTCGCGCCGTAGCCTGTCTCCAGGTAATAGATGTTGTTGACCGCCGTGGTGAAGCCCGTCTGCCGCAACCCGCGCATCTCCAGGGCCGTGTGTCCGCTGAAGCGGTACACCAGGATGGCGTCCCCCACCATCCCCGCATACCCTGTGAACAGATCGTTGTCGGGCTCCAGGTCCTGCCATCCGACCTTGACCGAGCCACGGATGAAAGCCGAAGGATCGAAGTTGAACCCGGTCGAGATGCGGCGCGAGCGGGAATCGCTCGGCTCGCCGGCCGGCTCGGTGAAATCGATGCGCCGGCCTTCCCACTCCAACAGGAAATCAGTCTTGGGAAGGATGCGCTTGGAGCCGGTGATGGTGACGCGCTTCTCCTCGCGGTTCAGGGCCTCGGGGATGTTCTGACCTTCCTCGGACCCTGGGTCGTAGCCGAAATGGTCCTGCCCGAGCCGGAAGCGCAGGGAGGAATGGGGCCACACGAATTCCCAGCCGGTCCCGAAAGAGCGCTCGGTACGGCGGGTCTGGTAGTCGATTTCGCTGCTGGGACGGTCCTCGACGGAAAGCAGGCGAAGCTCGGCGAAGGCCCGCCCGCGCCGCATGTAATAGGCCCCTTTTCCCTGAAAGGCGTTGTTGAAGTGGTTGAGATCGTCGTTGTCCTGGTACCAGACATAATCGAAGATCTCTTCCATCTGGATGACGCCGCGCTGGCCGAATAGGCTGAACAGCCTCAGCCCCGCCTCGCCCGTGGAAGTGAAATCGGAGGTAGGCGTCCCGTCCTCGAGGAAGACGTTGCTGTCATACCCCACGTTCTTGATCATGAAATAAGGGCGCGCGCGAAAGGGGCCCCAGCGCACGGTCCCCAAGGTAGGGAAGTCTTCTTCCAGCGTTCCGGCGTCGACACGTGGAGCCAGCGCGAAGGCGAGGCAGACGAAGATCAGGATTACCCGGCGGATGGCCATCTCGCGGCGGTGATCCTTAGGATAAAAGGGACGCGGGCGGCCGGAAAGGCCTGCGCCGCAGACTCTTTGCGCGATAGACGATTTTACGGGAACTGTCGGAGCCGGGTCAACGGAAAAGGCCTTTTTCTGCGCTACTGGAGCAGATTCTTGGCCCGGGGGGCGACCGGCGGACCGTCATTGGAATCGAGGGTCGCCTCGGTCGCGGCGGCGGCCTCCTGGAAGGCCGTGCGGGCCTCCGGGACGAGGTCTTTCTTGAGATAGCACAGCCCCTGGTAATAGCGGACGGTGCCGCGCGAGATGCCGCTGCCTGCCGGCAGGTTCAC
This genomic window from Candidatus Polarisedimenticolia bacterium contains:
- a CDS encoding polysaccharide biosynthesis tyrosine autokinase, whose product is MEAGTTKEINLLDYWTVLQRRRWVVFTAVVVLLVTVTLGSFLIAPTYRSVCTLQIEREQPNVLEFQQVQPVGYDYMSYNDFYQTQYRLISSRNVARKAAHKLDLRNDPIVSRMVSRRGGKSMLTRMFEVFRKSPLDEIPDDPDKPYLEFVLAGLDVSPLKNTHLVEISFVSLDPELSSRIANAVANSYIEFNQSARYDSTAQASEFIASQTTELKKQISDLEGRLNQYGKEKEIIGLDDKQDITSQKLGQLNQDVLEAQVETSRKEARYRGLLTTPPESIKEVSQSNLNQQLREKAAELEREYTQKSKQFKPDWPEMLQLKAEWDAALSTLATESRKIYDDTLKTAKMEYEEASAHEKTVRAALEDQKGEAIKQKQYGVEYSSLKAAVDSKREIFNKLMQRETETGSLSKLKNAGTGNVWVVDAAEIPDHIFRPNKKMNIALSLFVGLALGVGMAFFLEYLDNSIKSTADIEKYIHLPTLGTIPMVMTLAAAGEPTGPKRLRRDPVSPAVDLVTLRDPGSPASEAYKTLRTSLLLSTADAPPKLIVVTSSEPQEGKTVTTLNTAITLVQSGKKVLLVDGDMRRPRLHKAIGAVNAVGLSSYLSGNAELDSIVQETQIPNLFLVSSGPIPPNPSELLASEHFDFLLETLRRSSRFDHVMIDSPPLLSVADPVIMASKAGGTILVVQCGRTARMAVARGREKLTQAKANILGVVLNDVDMRHGEYYGNQYGYHYRAYRYESAPERGETAGTAPPPVP
- a CDS encoding polysaccharide biosynthesis/export family protein → MPASSRGRGAPRLRAAALLLAAAPLLLSSAIGQDSIATLLEVRPDTATATIRFICSASFVFQQAQDSDPSRVVVDLRGVRNGLKEKVNFKSELVQEISVATHSAEGVEGTRVILQLRRPMPVLLQQEKDALAVILGGREGPLPVKPASPPAPTAPPVAGKATVAGTGVTVPGIRSDYIIGKEDLLEIGVFQQPDLTRTVRVSGDGTISLPLLGVVPLEGLTTTQAEGALRDLLSDRYLNDPQVWVFVKEAKSKKISVVGAVEKPGTLEMLGSRTLLEAISEAGGLTHQAGKELHVLRTDPSGATTRIDIDLDDLMIHGNPELNIPLQPGDVLNVPIDRILHVYVDGAVRKPGEVEYKASRPLTLLQAIAAAGGLSERASQKGIVVIRTGDTGAQSTTKVDLKAVRKGKQDNFVLQNGDSIYVPETFF
- a CDS encoding outer membrane beta-barrel protein produces the protein MAIRRVILIFVCLAFALAPRVDAGTLEEDFPTLGTVRWGPFRARPYFMIKNVGYDSNVFLEDGTPTSDFTSTGEAGLRLFSLFGQRGVIQMEEIFDYVWYQDNDDLNHFNNAFQGKGAYYMRRGRAFAELRLLSVEDRPSSEIDYQTRRTERSFGTGWEFVWPHSSLRFRLGQDHFGYDPGSEEGQNIPEALNREEKRVTITGSKRILPKTDFLLEWEGRRIDFTEPAGEPSDSRSRRISTGFNFDPSAFIRGSVKVGWQDLEPDNDLFTGYAGMVGDAILVYRFSGHTALEMRGLRQTGFTTAVNNIYYLETGYGATLTQALGDRVAGEVGISRGEVDFPRSTLAFDSEHHELVSGHRVDDIRSYFVGASYRYSALSRLGLRLGVWERSSTFDFLNRHRFTAQMIYAYNF